A stretch of the Pseudorasbora parva isolate DD20220531a chromosome 13, ASM2467924v1, whole genome shotgun sequence genome encodes the following:
- the LOC137038051 gene encoding uncharacterized protein → MSMAHMMGERGDSGRSRSRRAAFSQTAGREIWRLCSDDRDLLPDPTQALSRYLAPPSLSEFSVSVSTGQADRRKMAWQSGGQQSSDDDEHPLNSTSSKCSCMDSGHSRSRSGSDSFDWSCPPLPGQVPVEPTGTSNGRNVQGAMEASPLNKSSTGQADRTLQSVSQQSSDDDEHPFSSSSSSSKCSCIGHFGSRRTASTDSSLGIMSSLSLSSRGSFNVIWRWSGDGLDSRSEQGRSDSFDWSCPPLPGQVPVEPTGTSNGRNVQGAMEASPLNKTSTGQADRTLQSVSQQSSDDDEHPFSSSSSSSKCSCIGHFGSRRSASTDSSPGIMSSLSLSSRGSFNVIWRWSGDGLDSRSEQGRSDSFDWSCPPLPSPVPVEPTRTSNGRNVQGAMEASPLNKSSTENPPGCGKWKRIRSFFTRVWKALKSPVCCCLSSAVDVVEPFSPDPEPSSSASDHSGVKPNDESFESLYNVGEMLGSGGFGSVYKGTRKFDGKKVAIKQLKKTENNRYLYIPGHPKPLVTEVALLLMMRRKPISPLIIQLYEWFEHPGKFTLVMEFLEPCMSLRDYIVRKPVLYEPTARFIMRQALLAVQVCIEHGVFHNDIHAQNFLLNERTLELKLIDFGCGQLFSSDGYESKTYVGLPYYYPPEVLTEPRFHAIPANVWALGVLLYTMVHVSHPFANQKEIRRAKIPFLYYNLSKRNNILAVLGGGLELET, encoded by the exons ATGTCGATGGCTCACATGATGGGTGAAAGAGGAG ACTCAGGCCGCTCTAGATCCAGAAGAGCTGCTTTCTCTCAGACGGCTGGTCGGGAGATTTGGAGACTCTGTTCTGATGACCGCGATCTGCTGCCAGACCCGACCCAGGCGCTTTCCAGATATTTAGCACCTCCGTCTCTGTCTGaattttctgtttctgtgtccACAGGTCAGGCGGACAGGAGGAAGATGGCGTGGCAGAGCGGAGGCCAGCAGAGCTCAGATGATGATGAACATCCCCTCAATTCAACTTCATCTAAATGCTCTTGCATGG ACTCAGGTCACTCCAGATCCAGGAGTGGATCGGACAGCTTTGATTGGTCGTGCCCTCCGCTGCCAGGTCAAGTTCCTGTCGAGCCAACGGGGACTTCTAATGGCCGAAATGTTCAGGGTGCCATGGAGGCTTCTCCCCTGAACAAGAGCTCAACAG GTCAGGCTGACAGGACGCTGCAGAGCGTCAGCCAACAGAGCTCAGATGATGATGAACATCCATTctcctcatcttcatcttcatctaaaTGCTCCTGCATTG GCCATTTCGGATCCAGAAGAACTGCTTCCACAGATTCTTCGCTGGGCATCATGTCATCCTTGTCCCTGAGCAGCAGAGGCTCATTCAACGTCATTTGGAGGTGGAGTGGCGATGGATTGGACAgccgaagcgaacagggcaGGTCTGACAGCTTTGATTGGTCGTGCCCTCCGCTGCCAGGTCAAGTTCCTGTCGAGCCAACGGGGACTTCTAATGGCCGAAATGTTCAGGGTGCCATGGAGGCTTCTCCCCTGAACAAGACCTCAACAG GTCAGGCTGACAGGACGCTGCAGAGCGTCAGCCAACAGAGCTCAGATGATGATGAACATCCAttctcttcatcttcatcttcatctaaaTGCTCCTGCATTG GCCATTTCGGATCCAGAAGATCTGCTTCCACAGATTCTTCGCCGGGCATCATGTCATCCTTGTCCCTGAGCAGCAGAGGCTCATTCAACGTCATTTGGAGGTGGAGTGGCGATGGATTGGACAgccgaagcgaacagggcaGGTCTGACAGCTTTGATTGGTCGTGCCCCCCGCTGCCAAGTCCAGTTCCTGTCGAGCCAACGAGGACTTCTAATGGCCGAAATGTTCAGGGTGCCATGGAGGCTTCTCCCCTGAACAAGAGCTCAACAG AAAATCCTCCAGGATGTGGGAAATGGAAAAGAATTCGTTCTTTCTTCACGAGGGTATGGAAGGCTCTGAAGAGTCCTGTCTGCTGCTGTCTCAGTAGTGCTGTGGATGTTGTGGAGCCTTTTTCCCCTGATCCTGAGCCATCATCATCTGCGTCAGATCACTCCGGCGTCAAGCCAAATGATG AGTCTTTTGAGTCTCTCTATAATGTGGGAGAGATGCTTGGATCCGGAGGATTTGGCAGCGTGTACAAGGGAACACGCAAATTTGATGGCAAAAAG GTTGCCATCAAGCAGTTAAAAAAGACTGAAAACAATCGTTATCTTTATATT CCTGGGCATCCCAAACCTCTGGTTACAGAAGTGgcgctgctgctgatgatgaggCGAAAACCCATAAGCCCGCTCATCATACAGCTATACGAGTGGTTTGAACATCCTGGAAAATTCACTCTTGTTATGGAGTTCCTTGAGCCTTGCATGAGCTTGCGGGACTACATCGTTCGTAAACCCGTCCTGTATGAACCCACAGCACGGTTCATCATGAGACAGGCTCTGCTGGCAGTACAGGTCTGCATCGAGCATGGTGTTTTTCATAATGATATTCATGCGCAGAATTTCCTGTTAAATGAAAGGACGTTGGAGCTCAAGCTGATAGACTTCGGCTGCGGTCAGCTATTCAGTAGTGATGGCTACGAGAGCAAAACATACGTTG GACTGCCGTATTACTATCCACCTGAAGTCTTAACAGAACCTCGTTTCCACGCCATACCAGCAAATGTTTGGGCTCTAGGAGTGCTGTTGTACACTATGGTGCACGTATCTCATCCTTTTGCCAATCAGAAAGAAATCAGACGAGCCAAAATTCCATTTCTGTACTACAACTTATCCAAAA GAAACAACATACTTGCTGTCCTTGGTGGAGGGCTTGAGCTCGAGACTTGA